In the Chitinivibrionales bacterium genome, one interval contains:
- a CDS encoding DUF2341 domain-containing protein, whose translation MNVQNCIAMNCTVDDFRNVNSTWGAISNNMSSDYTAPGLDPVHDKAAVDQFINIGQGVEDLHLLLSSDARNAGTNLSAWFDNDIDGQSRGSTWDIGADEAGVEPPVPFGAYYEWTYKRDIAINTSPSGANIATNLQNFPLLVRLDAENFDFSQAKPDGSDIRFSKIDLETPLDYEIERWDPQNQVAEIWVKVDEITANSSDQHIVMYWDNAEAESFSNGKDVFNSTNGFAGVWHLNENGDSYRIDETNNHNHGTPHNGAAASHNGIIGKANSFDGLDDYISLPDMGKNNAATISVWHNYSGTGKQPLVTHESWADGYCHFKVENNQVMVSSYPWPNNLHGNSLTENTWNFSAYSMNGNGTGNWNYYENGSELDNGDFGQDSIVLPLFIGHEYTNRYFNGTIDEVRIETVARSSDWIKMCYENQRAAEQIIHYGEISSNSLKDKDGDFVCDLLESYFGTNIESTDDFPIIAVPDLPIILDQSQDQVVTYDFSKFYPDYSSRNSIEITIPANTIATNELVPIIQVTEEPEGVSGPPQMTGYSMHGRYFEISGNLMDGKTISMAFPFNDRKGFIPAKRLKVDHHTGSWGNELVIDKVTSEAIYAQVGSFSPFAIIEPEKQSAVAYVDGAILYEGETDAVSIVDYSITIYNPLQGQAFQPKAVLNFTDGTSFEVPMRLIDEREAIADDHEKLIVSGSWWISGGKTVQNVTFHSYERSYQFEINKTLGVGERLVMEGFWIDDTSPEKWYFINNIEPYNKGMSPAYHNIITPAGHEGRINKALSSSAEPRYYYVTDHLGST comes from the coding sequence ATGAACGTACAGAATTGCATTGCCATGAACTGTACCGTTGATGATTTCAGGAACGTAAACTCCACCTGGGGCGCCATCTCAAACAATATGAGTTCCGATTATACGGCCCCGGGGCTGGATCCGGTTCATGACAAAGCCGCTGTGGACCAGTTTATTAATATCGGCCAGGGAGTCGAAGATTTACACTTGTTGCTTTCTTCGGATGCCCGCAATGCAGGCACAAATTTATCCGCCTGGTTCGATAACGACATTGACGGCCAGTCGCGCGGCTCGACATGGGATATTGGCGCGGATGAAGCAGGGGTTGAACCACCGGTTCCTTTCGGGGCCTACTATGAATGGACCTATAAACGAGATATCGCAATAAATACCTCACCATCCGGAGCAAATATCGCAACAAACCTCCAGAATTTTCCTCTTCTTGTCCGGTTGGATGCCGAAAATTTCGATTTTTCTCAGGCAAAGCCCGACGGTTCCGATATCCGTTTCTCAAAAATAGATCTCGAAACTCCCCTCGACTATGAAATCGAACGCTGGGATCCACAAAATCAGGTAGCTGAAATCTGGGTCAAAGTCGATGAAATTACGGCAAACAGCAGCGATCAGCATATTGTTATGTACTGGGATAATGCAGAAGCCGAAAGCTTTTCCAACGGCAAGGATGTATTCAACAGCACTAACGGGTTTGCCGGAGTGTGGCATCTAAATGAAAATGGAGACAGTTACCGTATCGATGAGACCAATAACCACAACCATGGGACCCCTCATAACGGAGCCGCAGCCTCGCATAACGGGATAATCGGCAAGGCCAATTCCTTTGACGGCCTCGATGATTATATCAGCCTTCCTGATATGGGAAAAAACAATGCCGCAACAATTTCTGTCTGGCATAACTACTCCGGGACCGGCAAGCAGCCTCTGGTTACCCATGAATCCTGGGCCGATGGCTATTGTCATTTCAAAGTGGAAAATAATCAGGTAATGGTTTCAAGTTACCCCTGGCCGAATAATCTGCATGGAAATTCCCTTACTGAAAATACCTGGAACTTCTCAGCATACTCAATGAACGGAAACGGGACCGGTAACTGGAACTATTATGAAAACGGCAGTGAACTCGATAACGGCGATTTCGGACAGGATTCCATAGTACTGCCCCTCTTTATCGGCCACGAATATACAAACAGATATTTCAACGGCACGATCGATGAAGTCCGTATCGAAACAGTGGCACGGTCTTCCGACTGGATAAAAATGTGCTACGAAAACCAGAGAGCAGCCGAACAGATTATACATTACGGTGAAATATCGTCAAACTCCTTAAAAGATAAAGACGGCGATTTTGTCTGCGACCTGCTTGAATCATACTTCGGAACTAATATTGAAAGTACCGATGACTTTCCAATTATAGCAGTTCCAGATTTGCCGATAATTCTCGATCAGTCACAGGACCAGGTCGTTACCTATGATTTCAGCAAATTCTATCCTGATTATTCAAGCCGGAACAGCATTGAAATAACTATTCCGGCAAATACGATCGCCACTAATGAGTTGGTGCCGATTATCCAGGTTACAGAGGAACCTGAAGGAGTATCCGGTCCTCCACAAATGACCGGCTATAGCATGCACGGAAGGTATTTTGAAATAAGCGGCAATTTAATGGACGGTAAAACGATTTCCATGGCATTTCCTTTCAACGACAGAAAAGGCTTTATCCCGGCGAAACGGCTGAAAGTGGACCACCATACCGGCAGTTGGGGAAATGAACTGGTCATAGATAAAGTCACGTCTGAAGCAATCTATGCCCAGGTTGGCTCATTCTCACCCTTTGCAATAATAGAGCCCGAAAAGCAATCGGCGGTTGCTTATGTCGACGGCGCCATATTGTATGAAGGTGAAACAGATGCGGTATCAATTGTGGACTATTCAATAACAATTTATAATCCTCTGCAAGGCCAGGCATTTCAGCCAAAGGCTGTTTTGAACTTCACCGACGGCACTTCTTTCGAGGTACCAATGAGATTAATCGATGAGCGGGAAGCAATAGCGGATGATCATGAAAAACTGATTGTCAGCGGCTCATGGTGGATAAGCGGCGGGAAGACCGTCCAAAATGTGACATTTCATTCTTACGAAAGATCGTATCAGTTTGAAATTAACAAAACCCTCGGCGTCGGTGAGCGGCTGGTAATGGAGGGGTTCTGGATCGATGATACCAGCCCTGAAAAATGGTATTTCATTAATAATATCGAACCCTATAACAAAGGCATGTCCCCGGCATACCACAATATCATAACCCCGGCCGGGCATGAGGGAAGAATCAATAAAGCGCTCAGCAGCTCGGCTGAACCGAGATACTATTATGTCACCGATCACCTGGGCTCGACA
- a CDS encoding tetratricopeptide repeat protein — MYSREYEEYKRLFSAHAFNDALAFAERMSAACSDTSEFWLTCRAAALNQLGKYDQALRIITTALSISPENIYALLAMADSYAGKGDDDKAVRLYRELREKPRLQRRAQRALLCCFSRLKQWHEIMTAVAEWDLPTDQKCMWKARALVGLGRHDDAIETYTRQLEAVPHNPQALWELVDLEVRRDGLEAVRKKYGRMAKIPSLPPVYNEIYASLCRKAGNPDAALSEYEKLATTGADPRIMRKKAFALAKSRREKEAIPMFEELLRLNPNDMYIHSSYYAACKRIGDPGRAGNMYRELLSLFPEEKTLYGRLRKIDNDLSSRSGTKK, encoded by the coding sequence ATGTATTCGCGGGAGTATGAAGAATATAAACGGCTGTTTTCCGCCCATGCCTTTAACGACGCCCTCGCTTTTGCCGAGCGCATGTCGGCCGCATGCTCCGATACTTCCGAATTCTGGCTCACCTGCCGGGCCGCGGCCCTGAACCAACTGGGCAAATACGATCAGGCGCTCCGAATTATCACTACCGCACTGTCGATATCTCCCGAAAACATCTACGCGCTCCTTGCGATGGCCGACTCCTATGCGGGAAAAGGCGATGACGACAAGGCGGTGCGCCTCTACCGTGAACTTCGGGAAAAACCGCGACTTCAGCGACGCGCGCAGCGTGCCCTGCTCTGCTGTTTCTCCCGCTTGAAACAGTGGCATGAAATAATGACCGCGGTTGCCGAATGGGACCTTCCCACCGATCAGAAATGTATGTGGAAAGCCAGGGCGCTTGTCGGCCTGGGGCGTCACGATGATGCAATCGAGACATACACCAGGCAGCTCGAAGCCGTGCCTCATAATCCCCAGGCCCTTTGGGAACTGGTGGACCTGGAGGTGCGCCGGGACGGCCTTGAAGCGGTAAGGAAAAAATACGGACGGATGGCAAAGATACCCTCCTTGCCCCCTGTCTACAACGAAATTTATGCTTCCCTCTGCCGGAAGGCGGGAAATCCCGACGCAGCCCTGTCGGAGTATGAAAAACTCGCCACCACCGGCGCGGATCCCCGGATCATGCGGAAAAAAGCCTTCGCACTTGCAAAGAGCAGGCGGGAAAAGGAAGCGATCCCCATGTTTGAAGAGCTTTTGCGGCTCAATCCCAATGACATGTATATTCATAGTTCCTATTATGCGGCATGCAAACGTATCGGAGACCCGGGGCGCGCGGGGAACATGTACCGGGAACTCCTTTCCCTTTTTCCCGAGGAAAAGACGCTCTACGGCCGCTTGCGAAAAATCGACAATGATCTTTCCTCCCGGTCCGGCACAAAAAAATGA
- a CDS encoding serine acetyltransferase, with protein sequence MLENDMERTYTVHTDDGLDLAGRNEIYDVLDDLLAALFPGCYSKERITKKEINFFLGDILRHVSFKLGKHVRDAFKYRCAKDNCENCDCEDRAEKAVVSLIESLPGMRKILIDDIRAAYDGDPAAKSLDEIIMSYPCVEAIAIHRIAHALYKLDVPLIPRIMSERAHSRTGIDIHPGAAIGPRFFIDHGTGVVIGETTTIGRNVKLYQGVTLGALSFPLDETGKPVKGIKRHPDIEDDVIIYANATILGGNTVIGKGAEIGGNSWITRSVSPGAVIHGAHANGVTM encoded by the coding sequence ATGCTGGAAAATGACATGGAAAGGACCTATACGGTGCATACCGATGATGGCCTTGATCTTGCCGGACGGAATGAAATTTATGATGTCCTCGACGACCTTCTGGCGGCCCTGTTTCCCGGCTGCTACAGTAAAGAGCGCATCACCAAAAAGGAGATCAATTTCTTTCTCGGTGATATTCTCCGTCATGTCAGTTTCAAGCTTGGCAAGCATGTCCGCGACGCCTTCAAGTACCGGTGCGCTAAAGACAATTGCGAAAATTGCGATTGCGAGGATCGCGCCGAAAAAGCCGTTGTCAGCCTGATCGAATCACTCCCCGGAATGCGGAAGATACTCATTGATGATATCCGTGCCGCTTACGACGGTGATCCTGCGGCAAAATCACTGGATGAGATCATCATGAGTTACCCTTGTGTCGAGGCGATCGCGATCCACCGTATCGCCCATGCCCTGTACAAGCTCGATGTTCCGCTCATTCCGCGGATCATGTCCGAACGGGCCCATTCCCGTACCGGTATCGATATTCATCCCGGCGCCGCAATCGGGCCCCGCTTTTTTATCGATCACGGCACCGGCGTCGTTATCGGCGAAACCACGACAATTGGAAGAAATGTCAAGCTGTACCAGGGGGTCACCCTCGGAGCGCTCTCCTTTCCCCTCGATGAAACAGGGAAACCGGTGAAGGGAATCAAGCGCCATCCGGATATTGAAGATGATGTAATCATCTACGCCAACGCGACAATTCTGGGCGGCAACACGGTTATCGGCAAAGGCGCGGAAATCGGTGGTAACAGTTGGATTACCCGGTCGGTCTCGCCCGGCGCCGTGATCCACGGCGCCCATGCAAACGGGGTGACAATGTAG
- a CDS encoding homoserine O-succinyltransferase, with amino-acid sequence MTVVVPQNYHIKSALERRRILCATDKEALKEDIRALRIGILNIMPQAEKYEFNLLYPLGRSVMQIEPVWIRLHNHSYSSSNRKHLDSLYVPFEEAIGENILDGLILTGAPVEEIPFEEVSYWKEVKRILKYARNNIASTLGICWGGMAIAKYMGIDNVVYPKKLFGVYETRNLNRDHPVTGDMDDYYWCPQSRHSGIEDPVLEQEAKEGNVRLLAHAEKGGYIIFESADRRFITHLGHPEYNSRRLIEEYERDRKKGRDDVDPPENISLDEPRNWWRGHRAEFFSQWIKFIHERTSY; translated from the coding sequence GTGACCGTTGTTGTTCCGCAAAATTATCATATTAAATCTGCACTGGAGCGCCGGAGGATCCTCTGCGCTACCGATAAGGAGGCGCTGAAAGAGGATATCCGGGCCCTGCGTATCGGTATTTTGAATATCATGCCCCAGGCAGAGAAATACGAGTTCAATCTGCTCTATCCCCTCGGACGGTCGGTAATGCAGATCGAGCCGGTATGGATCCGGCTCCATAACCATTCCTATTCCAGCAGCAACAGAAAACATCTCGATTCGCTGTATGTGCCCTTTGAAGAGGCAATCGGAGAAAATATCCTCGATGGCCTGATTCTTACCGGCGCTCCGGTTGAAGAGATCCCCTTCGAAGAGGTTTCATACTGGAAAGAGGTAAAGCGGATTTTAAAATATGCCCGCAATAATATCGCATCAACCCTGGGCATTTGCTGGGGAGGAATGGCGATCGCCAAATACATGGGAATCGATAATGTCGTCTACCCGAAAAAACTTTTCGGTGTCTATGAAACCAGAAATCTCAACCGGGACCATCCTGTTACCGGTGATATGGATGATTATTACTGGTGTCCTCAGAGCAGGCATTCGGGTATTGAAGACCCTGTTCTGGAACAGGAGGCCAAAGAGGGCAATGTCCGTTTACTGGCCCACGCGGAAAAAGGGGGCTATATTATATTTGAGAGTGCCGACCGTCGTTTTATCACCCACCTGGGACACCCGGAGTATAATTCCCGGCGGCTTATCGAAGAATATGAGCGGGACAGGAAAAAGGGCAGGGATGATGTCGATCCGCCGGAAAATATCTCACTCGATGAACCGAGAAACTGGTGGCGCGGGCATCGTGCCGAGTTTTTCTCCCAATGGATCAAATTTATTCACGAGCGTACATCATACTGA